In Kytococcus sedentarius DSM 20547, the sequence CACGCCCCACCCGATGGCGCGCGGGATGGTGCGTTCGGGACGCACCACGGTGTCCCCGAGGGTGGCGATGCGGGCGTACCCGGCGAAGGCGAAGAAGAGCAGTCCCGCGGCCTGCAGCACGGAGGCGGGGCCCACCGCGGAGGGAAGGCTCACCGCATCGGGATCGGCGCGGGAGGTCCACAGCGTGGGGTCGGGCGGGAGAACCCACGACAGCAGCAGCGTGGCGACGATGCCGACCAGCACCACGGCCACCACCCCCCGGGCCACCCGAGCAGACCTCACCACACCGCCGAAGGTCACCGCCGTGAGCGCTAGGACGGCCAGCACGGCCACGAGCTTCTCCCAGCCCGGCCACAGGTAGGCACCGGCCACCAGGGCCATCGCGGCGCACGACGCGGTCTTGCCGACGACGAAGCACCACCCGGCCAGGTGCCCCCAGAACGGGGAGAGCCGCTCCCGGCCGTAGAGGTAGGTGCCGCCGGCGCCGGGGTGGCGGGCGGCCAGCTGGGCGCTGGAGCTCGCGTTGCACCAGGCCACCAGGGCGGCCACGGCCAGCGCCGGGAGCAGCCAGTTGCCGGCGGAGGCGACCGCCGGACCCCAGACCCCGAAGACGCCGGCGCCCACCATGGCCGCCAGGCCGATGGTGAGGGCGTCGCCGAAGGTCAGGTGCCGCGCGGTGGAGGTCGCGCCGCTCACTCCACCGTCCGGCCGTCGGTCAGGGTGAACTCCACCGGCGTCTCCAGGGCCACCGTGCGGCTGACGGTGCACAGGCGGTCGCGTGACTTCGCGACGGCGTCGGGCAGCACGTCGGTGGCCTTCTGGCCGGCCTCGTCGTCGGCGAAGGCCACGTCGAAGTCCGCCGCCACGTCCGTGAGGTGGTTGCCCTGCTCGTCGCGCACCTTGGTGCCCCGGGCCTCGACGGCGAAGCGCTCCGGCTCGGCGCGCTTGGAGGTGATGAAGTCGACGTCGATCGCCGAGCAGCCCGCGACGGCCGCCAGCAGCAGCTCCACGGGGGTGAAGTCGGCCGAGGAGCCGTCACCGATGGTGATCGACCCTCCCCGCTCGTTGGTCACGGTGAACGCGGCGAAGCCGGTGCGCTGCAGGCGCACCGAGCGGGGGCTGGGCGGGGTGGGCGAAGTGCTCATGGGCATAGCCTGCCGTACATGTCACTGCATCCCCGCTCCGCCTCGCCCACCGCCGCCAGCGTGACGCAGCGCACGGCCGCGGGCTTCACCCCGCCCCTGACCGGCACCGCCGGAGGGCCCCTGGACGCCGCCGGGACCGCCGAGCAGCTCGGCCGCTTCACCTGCGACGACCCGGTGCGGATGCGGCCCGTCGACCCGGGCCCCGGGCGCCTGCTGCTGGTCCGCCACGGGGAGACCGAGTGGTCGCGGGTCGGCCGCCACACGGGGCTGACCGACCTCCCCCTGACCAATGAGGGACGCGCGCGGGCGGGCGGGCTGCCGGAACTCCTGGCACCCCACGACATCGTGCACGTGCGGTGCTCCCCCCTGCAGCGCGCGGCCGAGACGCTGCAGCTGGCCGGGCGCGAGCCGGACACCTACGACGCGGACCTCGCCGAGTGGGACTACGGCGCCGAGGAGGGCCGCACGACCGCCGAGGCCCGGGAGTCCGGGCGCCCCGGGTGGACCGTGTTCGACGGCGTGCCGCCCGGGGACACCCCCGGGGAGACGGTCGAGATGGTGGCGGCCCGGGCCAGCCGCGTGCTGGGCCGGGTGTGGGAGCACCTGGGCCGCGGCGACGTGCTGCTGGTGGGCCACGGCCACCACCTGCGGGTGCTGGCCGCGGTGTACCTGCGGCAGACGCCCTACCTCGCGGACAG encodes:
- a CDS encoding APC family permease, giving the protein MSGATSTARHLTFGDALTIGLAAMVGAGVFGVWGPAVASAGNWLLPALAVAALVAWCNASSSAQLAARHPGAGGTYLYGRERLSPFWGHLAGWCFVVGKTASCAAMALVAGAYLWPGWEKLVAVLAVLALTAVTFGGVVRSARVARGVVAVVLVGIVATLLLSWVLPPDPTLWTSRADPDAVSLPSAVGPASVLQAAGLLFFAFAGYARIATLGDTVVRPERTIPRAIGWGVAITLTLYAAVAVTLLVRLRPEGIVTSAAPLRDLAGGVSSWWALTIGVVAGLAALGALWALLLGVGRTLMAMGERRDLPAALGVTATAATGEKVPRVASLLVAAVVVLLVLVVDLRGAIGFSSFGVLLYYAVANAAAFTLRHEWRAGWVVPLLGLAGCLALAASLPLTSVIGGLVLVALGVGVWVARRDVPRRVSPPRGGRGPRRTADRPAG
- a CDS encoding OsmC family protein, which gives rise to MSTSPTPPSPRSVRLQRTGFAAFTVTNERGGSITIGDGSSADFTPVELLLAAVAGCSAIDVDFITSKRAEPERFAVEARGTKVRDEQGNHLTDVAADFDVAFADDEAGQKATDVLPDAVAKSRDRLCTVSRTVALETPVEFTLTDGRTVE
- a CDS encoding histidine phosphatase family protein, with translation MSLHPRSASPTAASVTQRTAAGFTPPLTGTAGGPLDAAGTAEQLGRFTCDDPVRMRPVDPGPGRLLLVRHGETEWSRVGRHTGLTDLPLTNEGRARAGGLPELLAPHDIVHVRCSPLQRAAETLQLAGREPDTYDADLAEWDYGAEEGRTTAEARESGRPGWTVFDGVPPGDTPGETVEMVAARASRVLGRVWEHLGRGDVLLVGHGHHLRVLAAVYLRQTPYLADSLEFEAGSLCVLGHHRDTPTIQRWNLTP